The Etheostoma cragini isolate CJK2018 chromosome 10, CSU_Ecrag_1.0, whole genome shotgun sequence nucleotide sequence tagtgcacctttaacaaAGAATCAAAACACTTCAAATGCCATTTAGACTGTGGCCCAACTTTCAGATTGGATAGAAACTGTGTTAGTTAGTACAGTTTAAATCTCAGACAGCACACGCCCTCTTCAGATCCTCCCCAGCATGCGGGCGATCCACCAGTTGCACGGCATGACAACCTGACAGATGACCCGGCCTCCTTGGTAGTAGTATGGCCACGGGTTGAAGCCACCCAAGGGCTCATGGTAGCGGCGGCAGTAGCGGTAACCACGGCGACAGTACTGGCAGCAGTAGCCGTTGTCATCCAGACGGTTATCCAGCTCAATTCCAATGTCTCTCTGTAGAGGACACAGCAGTGGGAAGGgttacaatcacacacacatgacaaatGCCAGTCCTCCCGAGGCAAGggcaagagaagaagaaaaaagaagaagaggaggggatgGCATGAATAAATGAGCCTGTTTTGCTTGTAGATCAGCAGaatatatgtaaaaaacaaacaggagtgAAACGATCAGAATTGATGTCTGTGAAAATGCAAAGTTGGGCCATGCTTGATGACTGTGACAAAGAGATCAAGATAGCGGGCAGAGTGAGCAAGCTTGATTTAAGCTGCGGGAGCATAAAACATGATATAATACCCTTGACCTTTCTATTATACCAGAGGTAGCATGGCTTCACAATGCCCCATTGCTGAATCCAGCATCCACAGCCTCTCTACCCGTGCTATCTTCAATCAAAGGGACTCTAATGTTGATAGGTACCAGCATAATTACACTATTTCTTTCATCTCTGACCTCTTAACTCCCTCGTCCGAAGCCCACACTCTGCACCAAAATGGCAAACCCTCCTCCAGTAGAGCATTCAAATTAGAGCTCCCCACGTCTTGGCAGCCTCCCTCTGACCTTGACTTTAAGTGCATGGCACATTCCTAAAGCAATTAGCAGAGTAATGATCGCCTAACAAGGATTGTTTCATTTGCTCTTGCTGGCTGTCTCTGAATTTATAGAGGGGCAAAATGAAACCCAAACGAAAGGTAAATTGGGTAGAATTAATGGCCCTTGGATTTTTCTATTGTTCTGGTTGGTTCATGGCCTCATAGactggtggtgggggggggggggggggggggggggggggggggggggggggatgccaTGCCTTTGATCAAGAGCAACTCCAAATGGGCTTCGGAGAAGTGCCACTTAACTCACCTCGCAAGTTGAGGCAACTGCCCTCAGTGTGCATTTGACCACATTTCAATCTCTTTTAGTAAATGAATCCTTAGAGACAATCCGGCGCTGTCTCGTTAAACCGCTGGGATCCAGGAGACGATGACTTCACATTAAGAACAAACTGGCATTCAAGTGCTTTCAGTGAGTCAGCTACATGTAATAGTGCAGAACAAAACACATCCGCtactgggaaaaaaacaatgtgtgggAATTGTTTAAGAGGACAGGACCCGCAAGAGCACATGGCTGAGTCCCTTTGGTCCCCTGCTAGATTAAGAGTGGGAACATGAGGTTTTCTTGCATCTACTCTAAGTCAGTGGGCAGTCAATCAGAGTGgttttgcacacattttttttttttttttttaatgtagcgGCTATAATCACGTAACAAAAAATCATCATGAGCATGACTCCTAAAATGTATAACATGCATTTCATGTGAGCTATGATAAATCAAGTAAAATTACACACTTGTGAGACATACTTAAAACACATGGACAGACTGTGACAGATGATATCTAGGATAGCTGGGTTTGATGTATTATTATGACAAGAGCAGGTAGGcttttaatgatttattgtttCAGTCAAGTTTCAGGTCATCAGCTTCCAGGCAACAATCTGTTatagaaacaacacaaaagctGTCAATGGACCAATGATAATCTTATCTGCTCCTCGCAGCCCAAACTGGGATGTTACAAAATCTGGAGCTCCGgctcagaaaatgaagaaattgTTTAATTCAAATGATGCGGTGTTTATCAAAACAAACAGCCAATAGGTGGCATTGTACCTTAAAGACAATTAATCAGAGCTATCCTTTTAAAACAGAGGGTACATATTAATCACTCTGACTCGGAGTTGCCGTCTCTAGTGAGACGCTGCGGTGATAAGAATTGTTCACCTTGGGAAATCTGAGGCAGTCACTCAAAAACAAGCAGCATTAATGAAGAGTAAAAGCCATTACCCCCTTGCTGCATCTGATTTCATCACACACTCcggcatatacacacacacacacacacacacacacacagagacacctCTGTGCATAATATGAGGCGCTGGATATGAATGAGTCTGCAGAGTATAAAAACTGCGTCAGTCATTCAATAAGATGTAATGAATCAAAGCACGACTCCTCTAATCTCCACACTTGTTGGTGttatttcacacacactgatcacCGCTCTTCATGAGCTTGAAGCACACGCCTGAATGTGGAATTAAATCTCATAGCAGAGCTAGTCACATTCATTCTGGGATCAAAACAGCGGAGATAACATTTCTGTTTCATACCCTGCTttgtaatacaaaaacattttttatgtagaGGTACAGGATGGTCACAACGCATAAAACTGCCTCACCGCTTGATCCTGATCTCCGATTTTCATCTCACAGTGGCGTGGCATTGGATGTAATTGAATGAGCATGTAATCATGTATTTCAGTAAACACTGCCTGTTCAGAAGAGTGATAAGGGGCTTTAGCTTCAGTGTAAAGATTTCTCTGCAGGCACAAACAGCTCCTGCAATCATGGATTTGAATTCCTTCAGCTTTTTACACTTGTGTTATAAATTAACAGCCATCTAGGCTGACCCTGAGTGTGGTCCAGGTTTAACACACAGTGCAAACACTTTGATGCAGGCAGAAGCACACGCAAAACCTGTTTCCATGTCTATGTGAGGTCAACTCATATTGGAAGCCCCTCCTTGCTTCATGGGTCAAGGAAAGTGATACATCCCGTCAGCCTTGTCAGATGGTAGTTATTCAGTTTGAAATTTCCAGGGCCACCCCTGATACACACTGCACTCTGACATGGCAGCTGTGGCAAAGGTCACTTTCATATATCTGTCAGCCTCTGTCACAAGGGCTCAAACGATTATTCTGCTTTACAGACGTAAACTGTGAAAAGTTCTTAAACTCAGACTTAAGAAACGCAGATGAAGTGAACGCATATTATTATGTGTCAACATGTGTGAGCATGATGGATGAAAGGATGTAGGTGGAGGGCTAAATAGTGTGAGCAGCCAactgagtgtgtatgtgtgtgtgtgtgtgtgcgtgtgcgtgtgcgtgtgcgtgtgcgtgtgcgtgtgtgtgtgtgtgtgtgtctgtgtgtgtgtgtgtgtgtgtgtgtgtgtgtgtctgtgtgtgtacttggTTTATTTTTTGACTGAGTGCACTTAAACAAGAGGTCTGGACAAggcacataaaaataaaaacaaagatttggCTAACACATGTGGCATCCCTCTAGAATAAGCAAGAGTTCAGACTCCCAATTACAGACTGCTGCCTGCCCTCTGCTTGGCCACAAAGGCCTTTATTATCGCCGGTCCCACAAACAGAGCCTGGATGTGCTGCTGGAACGGATTGCAGTGGTATGTATTACTCAGCTGATAGTGCCAGAATGCTTCAAAAGGAGAGACAAGTTTTTCATCCCCTGGTATGTTTTAATTGCATTGCACTGCATCTCCTGCCGCACATGACGAGGGAGAAGACACAGGAGGCTGGGGGAGGAGAATTGAGGAGTTGAGCGGGAGGTTCTgataaatgtcaacattataGGACGtctcatttctctgtgtgtctctcacagTTTCTCACAGCTCTGAGAAGCAGACCGAGCCCGACTCATTATCCTTGAATTTAGCTTTAGTGGCTATTCACCTTTGAGtattgaatgtatgtgtgtgggatATCGTTGCACCTGTGTATGTTTCTGATATCTTTAGTATGCACTTGCAATTTCTTTGTGTCAATATGAGTGCATAATTCCTGTGTCATCTGGTTTATATGGGTTCGCCTCAGTGTCAGGGATGATTAATCATACAGTGTTGAGCGGTTTACATCAGAACACCAGAATATGCCACTTGGccttttcagtcattttataTGCTTTGATAATTAAAGCATTATTAACAAACATAACTTATCTGTGAAGTAATGACTGACCTTGAGAGTGCTCTTTCGCAGTGCctcagaaaaaaggaagtgagaAAAAGAACTAACGGGCGCTGTAGGCACAAGTTTCTGCCTTTGAAAGGCTGGATATTCCTCTCAATTAATGGAGAGACATTAAGGGAGTCTTCAATGAACTGGCCTTACTTAAACAGATATATAGAGCAATTGCTATGCCCTCTGGTGCACAAAGTCAGTTTTAACATCAATTAGTGAGTGATTTATATGCAGAAAGAGTCGAGGCAAAGCTGGAGCTGATTGAAGTGGCTCTACTGTAGATTGTGGTGTGGCTGATGCACCGCAGGGGGGCCTACTTACATAGTCGTTTACGGCAGGGTGGTCCAGGACGTCGCGGGTGACACGCTGACCTGGGGCGTCTGCGTCGAGTTCATCCACATTTCCAACCTCAGCATCTGAGAGAGTGGGAAAGAGAGGAGCTGTTTATGTTCTTGCAACAGTTTTTCTATTGTAAGTAAAGCTCTTAGATTAAATTTTGGCTCGCACACTCTATTTTCCCAGTGGCTTGATGTTAATTACTTACATTCAGGAGAAATACTCTGGAATTTATTCCAAGCTTTTTCATGCTTCTGTTTAACAatggttttgtttctgttgtgatCCAAACATACAAATAACTTTCCACAGATCCTAATTAGTAAAGCCTACACAGCCTTTTGAGGAAAATCCCTAAAAAGCAAATCTCCTGATGACTATTACTAAgtagtacatttacttaagttcAGTTTTCGGTACTTGTACTTACAGTACAATTATACTTAACATTTGCATTATCCAACATCCTGTACTTCTTTGTTCAGATTTGGTAAATACTTTTGGACACTTTTGTCTTTATATAAGCTAAGGGAGGTTTAAAGGGAGTTTATGATCCACAATTTCACTGAACCTTTTGAtttctgttacatttttaatattaactcTATCTATTAATATTGTGGCTTATCCtccttttttgattttcaatgAACATACATTCtataaaacaaattagtttCTCCACTCACTTCTAAAAAAGTGATTTCTAAGGTTGTGATAATCTAACTAGACTTTCAgcttgattttctttgtttgaaaaaaaaaaccttcatgACTCACATAACtacataattaaattaattcttTTGCAAAACACATAACATAATCATCATATAAACCGGTTAACATCAGCTCCACCTCAACCTTATACATTAAAATGCTGATTACATGTTGATATTACcactcaattaatcaattatatTTGACGTTATACATATTAAAACACTCAGAGTGGGGGTTGTTCTGCATAATGAGTTAATTAGTTTTAAGTATTAGTTTATAAAGTATTCTTGCTACTAACTCCTCTGTACCTTTACTTTTAGAGTTTACTTGTaattccacttttttttaaattttagtctCTCAACtttccaaacacacagagagcaaccGGGGCTGGATGCTTAATGCGGTCGGGAAAACATGTGGTTTCTATGGACCTGCCTATAGACTGTGGGGATGCCCTCTGGCCAGAGTGTTAATAATCTGCATCCCTCTGCTCTCACCGCTCAGAGGAGAGGGATGAATCCAGTGGATGGGCAGCTCCTGGCAAATCTCCCAGATCTTAGATTTGAAGAGAAAGGCTGGGTCAACGATGGGCTCCTCGGCAGGAACCCATACTTGGGACTCCTCTACCGTCATATCCATATCCATGGCCTCGGCCTCCACCTACGAGGAACACAGACACGCATGCATAATGTAGCATGTTAGAGCCTGCAAAAATGTCCAGGCCCCACACAAACTATATAGTCCTACATTTGCGCTCTCCTCCCCTGAGCCACGCAGCAGCTCCAGTGTCATTGTTATTATCTTTTACCTTTCAGTCCGCTGAGAGGGCCACAACTTCCAGACTCCTGACTCCCACTGCCCTgactccctcctctttctcttgctcACCCCCTTCTCAAGCCTGCGGCATGCTCTTTCTGTCATACATCATTGAAATTCACAGACAGGGATgatttgacttttaaatgactttaGAAGTGGTCTTCATTACTCTGAGTGTGGCTGCAATATCGTTTAATGTGACAGACACAATAAAGCCTTGCATTTTCCTCCCTTCCCCCCCTTCGCTTGGCACCCAGCACTATCAGTGTGCTTAATTTGTTGATACTGTAGTTCATGAGCTGTAAAGTAAACTATTATTGCTTAATGATAGGGACTACACGTCAGTGTTGTCTAATAGAGACATATGAAGGGGATTTGGTAATGCTGTCCCCTAACAGTgcagatatttattttctccatgtatatgtaaataaacacacaaacaaacccctCTTCCCATTCCCTTGTTAATTAGCAACCcagaacagaaaaacagttcacttgacaaatgtttttacaagGTGATTTTCTCCCAGTCTAAAGCTTAATTGCACATTAGTTAAGCTTGACGTAGAATCCTGGGGCTATAGAAGGAGCAAGAATCATTTATAGTGGGTCGTGGCCCCTCCCTCATGTTCACCCCTGTCACTCTCGCTTGAATTACAGTTTTGCTTTCCATGTTGCTTCTCGTTTGTCATTGAGCAGCACATTTGTGACctgcagagagggaaaaaaagacttaaagtgctcatagtGTGCTAATCAATAAAATCACCATATTTTTgctgtactgcacattgctgcagctcctcttttcaccctttgtgttgagctctcctttttagctgcagagtgaggcatctaatttctgttccatctttgttgggagttgcaacTAGGTCAGCACTACAAGCCAGTCAGAAGTACAGAATGAGGGTGTTATATGCTaacagctaggtgagcattctAACGTGTGtaacaaagtgacgcatgtttgtcacaaaagtaaaggctggactacaatagagctgtttggagcagtttgtgttttctgttggagatgaaAAAGGCCCTTTGGggtagactgggtaaaccccgcccacgtGATTTGATTTCTCCCTGCAGCTTGGTCTGGAAACCTggacgtttaattctcctgctccAGGTAACCAATCACAAACTACCTACTTTGCGCACTATTGGCGGGTATCGATGACAATAGAGAAGCGACAAGCagctttttttcacattcaacCATAGACAGTAAGCATTCAACATGTTGGCTACCGAAGCgtagcaacagcaacagcaacagcaacagcaacccGCTGATGccactgttgctgctgttttttttttcaaaggcaaGTTTTCTCTTAAAACGGAACAGAAACTTTCATTGGAACAATTCCTACAAAAGAAGGATGTGTTGGCCTTACTACCAAAAGGCTTTGGTTAAAGCTTGCTCTGCAAAGCCCCATCGGTCGCTCCTCTTgtacagagaaaacacagagcagactccccagaccactGCTCAGTCTCAACTCTATAGAGCtgggcttggtctggtgatagccagactacctttggggtggacttttggctttttcacttCACTTGTAAACgtataatgtgcacaaaaatgttgtacaacacagtaaaggaaagggaaaaagccaaaatgcataatatgagcactttaagctCATTCTGTTGAGTTTGGGGGAAGGAGGTGTTTAGCCCAAGCTTTAAACAAACTTCCCCCACTTTTAAGCGCCAGTCAGTAGACTAATGATGACTCAAAGGACGGATGTGGCAGGGTTGTGGTGGTACGACGGAGGGGGTGCTTTGGCAATGAGCTGCTGGGCTGACTGTTCCTGTGGCTGCAGAAATTAAAATCACACTCGAGGAACACAAACAGCACTCTCTAATTGGGCCTCTTAACCACTGAAGCCAAGTGAGTCTTCTCTGAAAGTAAATGGAGGTCACGACACGGGGCTCGCAACATGACTTAGACTTCACAGTTGAGAAACGACTCCAATAACTTGCAGGAGagggcctgggggggggggggggggggggggggggggggggggggggggggggggggggagtaggaAAGGTCAGTATGGGGCAGGGATTTCTAAATGCCAGTTGACAaccacaaagacaacatgattATAGTCCTCTAGTTTATACACACTTTTGAAAAGCTTTTCTATTTTGATATTGACAAATGATATATTATTAGGGCACAAGCAACTGTTATCAAGTATTGGACCTTGGGAATGATGCTAATTTGTTTTGTGCGGCCTGTTCTTGGTGTATGTACGCTTTCTGCCCACAGTGCTTACAACTTAATTATACACCAGTTGTGCTGTAGTTAATGAATTTACCCTCTCTTGCCACTGTGTCCCAAGGGGGGAAACACTGTCTACATGACACATTGTTTAAAGTGGAGCTATGTTCGCCAGAGATCAATAAATATTTTCTCATGAAGAGGGTTAGCACACTGTACATTACACAGGAAGGGGGTTTCACTATGCGTAAGTATCAGGTGGGGAATTTTAGTTGACACCCATATTTAAAGCTACACTGTGtgagaatttctcccatctgaGATCATTTATCACACTCAACTCTCTCTTGCCATGCAGTTGAAAGTACGTATTGCAGCTATGGTAGCCGTCACGCTTCAATAAGCGGAAGTGTACAAAAATGCTGTCCATCGGGCGTGGTTGTTGGAGTGCATGTATTAAAGTGACAAAGAGACTGCGGCGGTCCGGAGACTAATTAACTAGTTGGGAGTTGGTGTGTGCACCTCTAATTTTCAATCTTTTTCTGATGTCGCCAGTCTCTTGCTCTTGAAGAAGAAGACTGTTCCTGAAATCtggattttgaatatgtgtggtcctccgtgtttccttcttcaaacttgccggggCCTGAAAGCaacgatacccattagcagcagctATGAGTCAAACGCtaaaggcggagcagtatagCCTGTAAGTTCCTTAGCGGCTAACGTAGTTCAAGATGGCACAAGACAATGGagagtctaccccagttcattcAAGCGCAAACATAAAATTTCAAGCACATAGGACtatttggaattaaaaaaagaaacaggtttTATGATTGAATATGTCACAAACTGCACTgacttaaagtttttttgttgcagagTAGTCCCACTGGTTACCTGTCACGAATTGAGTTCATATCTTCAGGCAGACAAATATGAGACaaaacaaactatactgtgtgCTTGCAGGACTTTGGTGTATTCACATCCTCTGcagtttttctgtttgcagTTGTTGTCTGAGTGGGAGGTTTTGGGTTGCTGGGTGAGCTTCGGTCATCCATATTAAGTGGCTGTTTAATGGAGCAAGCAGCTTCAGTTGACAATGTTAAGGGGTGTGAGGGAGGTGGATGGTGATTTCCGTGTCAGACTGGTGGGACTGGAATGAAGCTCAGGGATTACTCCCTCAGACGTTTCATAGAGGAGGCAAAttgaaaaaagaggaaaaaatccTGGCAAACAATTCATGTTTGTCACCTGGTTCTCCCTCACAGGGGCTGCATTTCCTTATCAGCCGCTTGCAGTTTTTCCGCaattttttccattgtttttcacCTCGGCTCTAAAGCCTGGCGCGGCTGCTCTGAGCACTCTCTCCTTAAAGCCTGCGGCAGGGTTAGACTCGGAACTATTAGTGCTTGGCTTTAAACCCTCTGAGCTTCATGTGTTTCACCACTTGAGTATGTTCTTCTCCAGGGTCACACGTGGGTGGAATCTCACAAAGAACGGATCAGGGGCCTCTGTCTGATGTGATAACAGACTTTGGTGAGGTCAGGGTGAGGGtcactgtttattattatattatatttggagtaatgaaaaaagtgaacttccttatacacaaaataatgtatGACATTAAATTGAACAGTTACTGTAATTTGaggaaatgtttgtttattcagtTTGCAGAGAGTTTTAATAATTATAgcttttatacttttaataattaaagttAAGTACATTTGTATGAAGTGTTAAGTTATCTTAGGTTTTGGGAGTGGTGGCCAGACCTCAAGCACACCTTAAATCACCTGTTCAATCCATCCTGCCTTGTTTCGCGACCCACCCTCCCTTTTCCTTAATCCATTTTCCTTCCTACTTCATCTCTACCTACTTTTCTTCATCCCCCTTCCCTTGTCCCCTCATCCCTTCCTATTCCGTCTGGTGCATACCTCTCTCGTAGTGTCAGGGGTGGCTTAAAGTTAGCTCGCTGGAAGCAAACCCGAGACAGAACCCAGACCTTGACTCTCCCCCCTGTCACGTCATACAGTGATCCACCTGTTGGTTTCTATTGGCCTGCCAGGCTGGGGTGGGTGTGGCTTATCTGTGTAATAGTGCTGAAAAGCGGAAGTGGAGCAGACCAGAGGAATATATGTTGCGGTGCAACAGCTCAGTGTCAGAATGAAGGGGATTGTGTTTTCTGACTTGTGATGTTTCCTCCACGGAattttgttaatgttatgtCTGCGTTTTGAATGTCAAACAAATTAATTGTTAACTGAGTGCCATCGCTGGTTGACACAGGAACGAAGACTCTGCTGCTAACCCAAATAGCATTTTTATagggcattttaagcctttattatacaggacagctgaagatttgaagggggagagagagggggaatgacatgcagaaaagggccaAAGGCCGGAACCGAACCTTACGGCCGAGCCTTTATGCATGGTGCACACGCTCAACCAGGTAAGCCATCCAGACGCCCCATTCCTCCACTGCTTTGACCTAATCACGCACAGGACTACTCTCCGGAATCAAATACCTGCACTTTGTACGCCCACCATCCACCTTAACCAGCTCCCTATGACTAGCATGCAGTACAGATACTCAAACAACCATTGCCTGTGAATACGTTCAGGCTGCAATTATGTTTCCCCCactcaaaataacacattagTAGTATAGAAATGTAGTTTCAAGGAGACAGGGTTGCCTGTTTGGCTGCCTAATTATCACTTCTTAGCCTGACAGTTGATTCAAGGCTCCCTGTTAAGTGTAAATCAGTGTCATCTTATAAGGCAGGGCTGTCAATGACTATTCATAATTATTGATAAGAACAACCtagtgtaaaaaacaacagaaaaatacctttttattgAACATGGTATAGAATCATTATATTTTACCAATGTCAGTAATAATTAGGGCTTCCATTACTACTGATATGTGCCATACTCATATTCCTGGCCTTAGATGATTTGCTTTGAAACAATGCATTAAGCCAATTAGGCTTCACAGTGCACAAAAGAAGACAGGAATGGCATGGACATATGGTGGTGCCTGGGCAATTAGTATCTGTAAGCGTGGATCAGACATTACTAAgatgagaggaaaaacaaaacattattttagttttggggTGTAACAGCTTGTGTTCTTCAAGTTAAAAATGAGACTGGGTTTTGcttattctgtttttaaaatgaagccGTGAGTGAACAGCGTCAGATATTTGCCAGCAACTTCTTCCCAGCTACGATGTGAAATGTAAATGAGAGCATGCCAGCAGTAGAGACATTTGAGAGAGGGATTTTCTCTTTGAACATACGTCCCACTCAGTGAATTGCACTGTGACACTGAAAAATTGagaattttgattgattgaatttCATCCATTCCTTTTGCTGAAGTTCACATATACAACTAGAATCCAGAGAATCACTCTAAACTTGGAGAGAGAGAGTCGTGAATTTTACAAAGAAAGCTTCTTTTAAGAAATACCATTTTAATGGCTTACCTCTCACTCAGACCTCTCCTGCACCCTTCTCCTTTAGGCTATTTGGGTAGAGCCTTTGGaagtaatgattaaaaatgaacattggCTCAAGATTGACAGCTAAAACCATTTGATGTGAGCAACAAAGATGCTATGGGGTTGTGGACAGCTTTCTGACAGTTTCACAGGCACCACAAACCAAAGTTTACTCTTCAGTGAGAGGGGTGAGGGAGATAGGATAAGATGGACAGAAAGAGGATTTGTGTGGTGCTCACACAGCTCAACTCTGGTTATCTCCCAACAATATGTATAACAGCCTATGTAGGACTACAGAAAGTCTGCGGTACAGACAGACGAGGGAGGAGGCATACCAGTAACTCTGTGTCCTCAGCCTCCACCTCTGCCACTGTGGGTAGTTTCTTAGTTTGGGTCCTGATGTAGCACCTCTGATGTTTGGCAAACCGGATCCCAGTGATTccctttgaaaaaagaaaaagaaatgaagggaTTCTCAGAAATTCAGATGTATCATTCATTAGCTTTCTGTGATGTGGATATCCCACAAGCACTGGGGCgattgttttaaaatgctcaGCCTTTTGCCGATAATCAAAGCtcttaaaaaagtcaaagaagttAAAACCTAATGAGTGAGAAGAgatgtgatcttttttttaagcatggTATAAAATTGATGACTGCCTGGCCCTCGTAACACAGCTTGTGCTTTCTGGCTAAATGGAAGTAAAAAGGTGGGGGTGTTCCTCTGTGGATGTATAATACTTCATAGCGAATAGCAGCAGCACAGGAGAGTAAAGTGACATTGTTGAGAATGAAGTGTTTTCTACAGAGATTGCCCCCATTGAATTAGGCAGTCATAGGTCCCTGACACTATCTTTATCTGGGCAGTCAAGTGTGGAGTCACCCTTCAGCTCCACTGATGATCCTCCACCATGTAGACTGTAGCTCTATTCAGTCTGACGCATAGAACCTCAATAAGCAAGAAAGATCAGTTAATTCTCTCTCGCTGCCATTATGTGTTAAGATATTCAGCCGGAATAAGTCGGAAAGACTCTCAGTATCTCAGATTGTATCCCATTTATTTTCTGCAGAGCTGCTCATTCAGCACACTGTATTAGAACAGACGGCAGGATCTACATCTGCCACGGCTGCTTTAGAATTGTATCAACTGAAAATTGTATGAGCGGTACCATGAAAATGGACTTGATTCAATCTACGTTTAATTACAGTAACATGGTGATTGCTATGACATCTCCTTTGAATCGGTTAACTTGACCATGTGGgtgcttttctacattttctgtGGCGCTGTCACTCTGAAAACCAGATACCAGCCACACATGATATGATACAAAGTGATGTCTGTCATAATCTTCTGCGTGTAATTTCATCCGTGCGGAAAAAGGATGGGGCAATAATGGTCTCAAGCAGAAAAACATACTGTTTATGCCAGGCTTTATTGTGATGAGCCTGTTTAATTTGGGTCTTTTGTATTGGTGAGCTGCAGCAGAAGATGAGGAGCAATGTTGTGATGAGATACAATGATTACTGGGGTTGGTCAATCAGAAAATGAAGACACATTAACACAGGGATGAAAAATGGAAA carries:
- the tnmd gene encoding tenomodulin, with protein sequence MEASSQSSSQQILWKDVEVGKEKKAKYHTYQRVPLVLALVFLVLALCLFSLRYLWSPSLGKVYDHQYKAVLDGVERDAMMEIDPGQRMEIFRMGNGSEEVLEVHDFKNGITGIRFAKHQRCYIRTQTKKLPTVAEVEAEDTELLVEAEAMDMDMTVEESQVWVPAEEPIVDPAFLFKSKIWEICQELPIHWIHPSPLSDAEVGNVDELDADAPGQRVTRDVLDHPAVNDYRDIGIELDNRLDDNGYCCQYCRRGYRYCRRYHEPLGGFNPWPYYYQGGRVICQVVMPCNWWIARMLGRI